From the genome of Synergistaceae bacterium:
GGCTCCGGAGCCACGACCGTGATCGTGACTTCCTTCTCGAGTCCGCCCTCAACCTCTTCACCTTCGTCGTCGACCTGGAAGAAGCGGATCGTCGCCTCGCCAACATTCTTCCCGGTGACACCGAGAACTATGGTGTTGGAGAGCTGTGCGGCCTCGACCTCTTCCTCGTCCTCTTCGACTTTGACGACTTCGATGACTTCGTCCTCGTCGATTACCTTGTAACCGATCTCGAACTCCTCGTCCTCGCCATCCTCAAGGGCGGCGACCATGTCCACGTAGGCGGTCAGCACATTGTACCCGCCAACTTCGAGCGTCGTCTGGCCGTCCACCACGATTCCGGGCTCCATGGGCGCAACAGCGCCGAATACCACGAACGCGGGCGAGAACCAGACCTGGTTGTTGCTGAGCGGGTTGAACTTGTCGTTGTCGAACTCGCCGTTGTCCCTGGCCGCAAGGGCTACGAAGTAGACGCCTTCCTCGAACGCCTCGTCCGCGGGCACTATTACCTGCTCGTGCCTGTTTGTGGCGTGCGGCTTCAGGATCGCGAAGTGTCCCTCGGTAAGATCCAGGTAGTTAGTTGCGAGTTCGTATGGAACCTTGTCGCCGGCCTCAGGGCCGCTAACGTCGAACACCTGGACATCGGCAGGGGTCTTGCCGACGAAGTCGGCTACCGGAAGCTCCATCTCGCCATCGCCGAGGCGGATCGTGAACATCACGAGAGCCGTCTTTTCAGCGGGCACCGAGCCGGCGCGAACCGCGGGAAGCTTGAAGACAGGAGCCGAGCCGAAGCCGTAGGCTTCCACCACTTCATCGGTGACGAAGTGCATGTAGTTCCAGTTCTCCATGGCTTCAAGCACGGCATCCGGGTATCCAGAATCAACACCCATGTTCGCAGGTCTGCCGGAGATAGCGTCGGCAAGGAACGGATCGCGGGTGAAGCCGTCGTAGCGCTGCTCAGCGTTCGGGCGGTTGCCAAGCACCCAGCCGAAACGGGGCTCCACGCCGTCGGGATAGCCGCAGCAGAGGTTCGGGGTCTTGACAAACGGCCTCTCGCCGACAACTATGTGCAGTCCGCCGATGACTTCTTCGAATCCGGAGCGAGCGTCCGCGACATCCCACGGATCCTGCTTCTTGACCGCGACAAGCGCGAAGTACTGCATCCAAAGCCACTCAACGTCGCAGGTTCTGTCGGTGGGGCATATGGTGCCGTCTGAAGCAAGTGCTCTGTCGCCCGCCTGAATCACATGATCCGGGCCTACGACAAAGTCGCGGTCTGCGCTTGTGTCGCGCAGTACAACGGCAAAAGTGTTCTTCCTGAGCTGGGACGCGGAGTAAACCTGAGTGAGCTCGCCCTGCCAGTCTCCGGCGTTGGCCTCGACCTTTATGACGTTGAGGTCGCTTGCCTTGAGGCCCTTGTACAGGTCGTTGTCAAGGCGGACCATGACCGCGACCGTGTCGGGCTCCCCTCCGAGACCGGACATGTCAAGATCTGTGCTGTAGATTCTGTCAGCGCTCCAGACGAAGACCGACGTCATGGTCTCCTGACCGATGGTGAACGGGTCGTCGTCAGTGCCAACGTTGGTGCCAGGGTTGGCGAAGAGCGCGTGGCTTATGTTGCGCGCCTCAATACGCGGAACCGCATAACCGTAATGCGTTTCTCCGTCTGCCGGCTTTTCGGTCGGGGTGCGGTCGTACACGCCCCACGGCCCGTCGTATGTGCTGCGGTCTGGTAAATCCCACACGTTGATACGGTCGGGTGCAAAGAACTTTTTGGCATCCTTGTACCACGCCTGACCGATAGGGTCTTCTTCGTCGCCGCAAATGTCCATCAGCGTTCCGGTCATCATCGGTATTGCGCGCCACACCGCGGTCGACTCGGCCTGCTGCAGGTCGAGGGCCTTCCCGCCGGCCTGACCGAGGACTTTCTGCTTATCCGAGAAATAACCGGGCGTTACTTTCGTATCTGACACTCCCACCCGGTGCCCTTCATCATCGAAGAATTTTCCATACTCATCCTCGACCGTGTATCCCACTCCGATGCTGCGCGGACTGTAACGGTTGCCCCCGCCTACGGAATTGCCGCGGTCGAACACCTCGTAATCTTCTGACAGAAGGTGCGATATCGGGCGGATTGTCTGGTGCAGGTTGTTGAGGTCCGTCCCCGCGTCGATGATCTTCGTGTCGTAGGCGAAGGACGCCCCGGCCGCCAGCAGCAATACGAGCGCCGCTACCAAAAGCTTTCTCAAAACTACCACCTCCATGATGTTATGTGAAGCAGTTGCCTTTGCTGCTAAACCTCTGGTTTGTAGCCTCTTTGCATCACCTCCGCGGTAAATTTCGGTCTGAAATGCCGTGAAACCCAGAATATCGCCTTCCCCGCGGGCGATAAAGCGAATTTTACCAGAGCGGTACGGGTCTGGCAAGACCCCTCTAGGTAAAAATACGGATTATCCCCTGAGTAGAAAGACTACACCCTCTTTGAAGCCTTGTCAACACCTTTTCGGGGAAAAGGGGCGGGTTGTGCGTAATGACGGGGGGCCTTATAATTGCCGCAGGTTGCAAATGGATGCGAATATGGTCGAGAGGGGGCTGTCGATGGCGCGCGCTAAGGGAAAGGGCGGAAAGGGAGGGCGGAGGGCGACTGATCCTCTGCGGGCCATGCCGATGGCACCGCGATGGCTCACTGTCGCGGTGTTATGCACTTCGTTAACTCTGCCGAATATTGTATTCTCAGGAAGGTTCTTCTACTCCCCGCTTCACCTGGCGAAGTGGGCGGTCGCGCTTTTCCCGCTTGCCCTGCTGGGGGCGGTCGCGGGGTGGCGGCTGCTGTTGAAGGGGCCGAAGAGGTCGCCCTTCAAGCCGGATTCTTTTGCTGTGGTGTGGCTGCTGCTGTTGCTGCACTGCGCGCTTCAGCCCCTGTGGACGGATGTTCGTTCGCCGGTCGGGCTGGTGCGGGAGTGGCTATTTTTCGGCGGCGTCTGGCTGACGTACGTGCTGGCACTTAACCTGGCGGACAGAAGGCTGCTGGACGCGGTGCTGTGGGGCGGGGTTTTATGCGCGGCGGCAAGCGTTCTGCTGGCGGAGATGCAGATGCACGGAGCTACGGGTATCTGCCCCCGCCTGTTTTATTCGTCCGCTAAAGCTTACCTGGCGAACACGGGGCAAAGGAATATGCTGGCTCTGTGGCTGGCCATCGGCGGGGCAAGCTCGGCGCATCTGGCGCTGTCGGGTGATCGGGGGCGTTTTGCTCGGTGGACGGCGGCGGGGCTGTTCACGGTCATCTCTTTCGGTTTGATCAGGACGAACAGTCTCTCCGGGTTGCTGGGGCTTTCCGCAGCGCTTGTCGTCATGCTGCTCTTCCGGCTGCGGGCGTCTGGGAGGAGTCTGCTACGGTCGGCTATGCCTTTCATACTCGTAGGCGCGGCGGCGGCGGCGTTCATAGCCCTGTCGCCCTCGGGGGGCAAGGCCGGCGCGCTGAGGTGGAAGTTCTCGTATTACGCGTCGCGCATCCGCTCCATCGGCAGTTTGAAGCCGTGGACCGTGCTGGGAGAGAGGGACACGATCTGGGCTACGACCTTCACCATGATCGGAGAGAGGCCGATTCGGGGCTTCGGGCTGGGACAGTACAAGTGGAACTATCTTCATGCGCAGTGGGAGGCGTTGAGGCGCTGGCCGCATCTTCCCTGGGGGTACACCCAGTGGGCACACAACGAGTTTCTACAGTGGCTTGCGGAGGCGGGGGCGGCGGGGGCGGCGATAATGCTCTTTCTGTGGCTGTGGTGGCTGTGGGCGCTTGTTCGGGCGCTGATCAGGAGGTCCCCCCTGTCGCAGGAGGCGGTGTGGGGGTGCTCGTTGGTAGCGCTGTTCGGCGTCAACGCTATGTGGACTCGCCCGTTTCACAGGATAGAGAACGCCGTTTGGCTGGCGCTGGCGTTCGCGGTGGCCAACAGGGAGCTGCTTGGGGCTCTATTCCCCGTTCGGTGGCGTGAGAGGGCGCGCACCCTGGCAAGGCCGTTCGGGGCGGTCGTCTGCCTGGGCTCGGTGGCGGGTTTGCTCTACCTGGCGGACGGTGTCAGGGGGGATCGAATCCTGAGGCTGGCGAGGCAGGAGGTCAATCCGATGGAGAGGTACGACCTGCTGGATGCCGCATGGAGAAGTCCTATGGTGCGCGACTTGGCGGAGACGGAGCTGGCGTACTTTTTCATACAGTTTGGGGAGGTGCAGAAGGATCCCGACCTGATTGCCGAGGGAGTGAATCGCATGATAGATGTCTTCGAGAGCAGGCCCCATATCAAGGAGCTGGGCGTTCTGCGGGACTGGGCGGTGAAGCTGAAGCACGGGGATCTGGCAAGGTATGTCTCCTTCTTCTCGGACATTCCGGCGGACCTGGCGGAGGCGGGGGAATGAGGACGAGCGCACTCGACTTCGGGCTTCCGGTTCCGCGCAGGTTCGCGGCTCTTTGCTTTTTTACTGCCCTTGTTCTGCCGAACCTGGTCTTCTCGGGAGTGTACTTCTACAATACGCTGCACCTGATGAAGTGGACGGTAGCTATGGTGCCTCCGACGGTTCTGGGGGTTTTCGTCTTCTTCCGGGTGGCTAGGCGGGGCACGAAGGCCACGGGCTTCCACCTGGACGGGTTTGCGACCGTTTGGCTGGCGCTTCTGCTTTATATGACGGTGCAGCCGCTGTGGGCGAGGGTCCGCTCTATGGACGGGCTGTACCAGGAGTGGTTCTTTCTGTCGCTATCGTGGATGGTCTACGTGCTGTTCACCCTGGGCGCGGACGAACGGATTACCAGGGCTTGTCTGTGGGGTGGGCTTGTGAACGCGGTGGTGAACGTCGTATTCGCGGAGATGCAGATCCGCGGACTGAACGAGCCTTTTCACTTCATAATACCCGCTCCCTTCCATTATATCGGCAACACCGGGCAGCAGAACATGCTGGCTCTGTGGCTGGCGATGAACTGCGTCGGCGGGAGCTTTCTGCTGATGATGGAGGATAGGAGGAAGGCGAGGGCCGTAGCGGGGGCTCTGCTGGCGGTGTGTTTCTGGGGGCTGCTGCAGTCGACAAGCCGCTCGGGGGTGCTGGCGTTTGCGACGGGGTTTATGGTCCTTTCGGCGTTTTTTCTACGAACGGGGGGAAAGAAACGGCTTGTCAGGGTGCTTTTAACAACTGCGCTGTTGGTATGGGTCGGCGTGCTGAACCTGGCTATAAGCGACCGCATCGCCACCCTGGGGCGCAAGTTCGAGGAGATGCTGGAGCAGCCCACCTCCTTGGCGAACAGGGCGAGCATCTGGGCCACGTCGTGGACGATGTTCGCCCGGAAACCGGTGAGGGGCGTCGGACTGGGGCAGTACAAGTGGAACTATCTGCACTCCCAGAGGGAGATGCACAAAAGATGGCCGCACTCGGATTGGATGTATACCCACTGGGCGCACAACGAGTTTCTGCAGTGGTTTGCGGAGGGCGGTATCGTCGGGGGCGCGTTGATGCTCTTTCTGTGGGGATGGTGGGCGTGGTCGGCTTGGCTGGCCTTTTGGCGGAAGACGTCGCTGTCGCCGGAGGCCTGCTGGGGGAATGCCATGGTGGCGTTGTTCGGGTTCAACGCGATCTGGACGCGGCCGTTTCACAGGATAGAGAATGTGCTCTGGCTAGTGATGGCCTTCGCCCTGGCGAACAGGGAACAGCTGAGGCCGCTGTTTCCCCTGCCCTCGCCGAAGCGCTTCGAGAAGGGCGGGAGGCTGCTGGCGGGGGCCGTGTGCGCTTTCTCATTGGCGGGACTGCTGTTCTTCGCCAACGGAATCCGGGCGGACAGGCTGATGAGGCTCTCCACGATGGTGGAGGGGGACTACTTCGATCCGAGGGTGCAGGAGGAGTACACGGGCTATCTGCACAGAGCCACCGGCTCCGCAATGACGCGACACGAGGCTCGTTTGAACCTGGCGTACAATAAAGTGGTCATTGGAGAGTCCAGCAGGAATACGGACATGATCGTGGAGGGGCTGCGGGAGCTTGTCTCCTGCTTCGAGAGGGAGCCGCACCAGAGCGAGCTGCACTACCTCCTGGCATGGGCGCCGCGCCTGGGGAAGAAGGATTTCACCGAGTACTTCGAGTCCTTCGGATACGATCCTGAGAAGCACGCGAGGAAGGTCGGTAGCGGCAAGTGAAGGGCGTGAGGAGGAA
Proteins encoded in this window:
- a CDS encoding SYNERG-CTERM sorting domain-containing protein; the protein is MEVVVLRKLLVAALVLLLAAGASFAYDTKIIDAGTDLNNLHQTIRPISHLLSEDYEVFDRGNSVGGGNRYSPRSIGVGYTVEDEYGKFFDDEGHRVGVSDTKVTPGYFSDKQKVLGQAGGKALDLQQAESTAVWRAIPMMTGTLMDICGDEEDPIGQAWYKDAKKFFAPDRINVWDLPDRSTYDGPWGVYDRTPTEKPADGETHYGYAVPRIEARNISHALFANPGTNVGTDDDPFTIGQETMTSVFVWSADRIYSTDLDMSGLGGEPDTVAVMVRLDNDLYKGLKASDLNVIKVEANAGDWQGELTQVYSASQLRKNTFAVVLRDTSADRDFVVGPDHVIQAGDRALASDGTICPTDRTCDVEWLWMQYFALVAVKKQDPWDVADARSGFEEVIGGLHIVVGERPFVKTPNLCCGYPDGVEPRFGWVLGNRPNAEQRYDGFTRDPFLADAISGRPANMGVDSGYPDAVLEAMENWNYMHFVTDEVVEAYGFGSAPVFKLPAVRAGSVPAEKTALVMFTIRLGDGEMELPVADFVGKTPADVQVFDVSGPEAGDKVPYELATNYLDLTEGHFAILKPHATNRHEQVIVPADEAFEEGVYFVALAARDNGEFDNDKFNPLSNNQVWFSPAFVVFGAVAPMEPGIVVDGQTTLEVGGYNVLTAYVDMVAALEDGEDEEFEIGYKVIDEDEVIEVVKVEEDEEEVEAAQLSNTIVLGVTGKNVGEATIRFFQVDDEGEEVEGGLEKEVTITVVAPEPGGHGSSGGCSVGFAPAAVLLLAPLFLLKK
- a CDS encoding O-antigen ligase family protein translates to MDANMVERGLSMARAKGKGGKGGRRATDPLRAMPMAPRWLTVAVLCTSLTLPNIVFSGRFFYSPLHLAKWAVALFPLALLGAVAGWRLLLKGPKRSPFKPDSFAVVWLLLLLHCALQPLWTDVRSPVGLVREWLFFGGVWLTYVLALNLADRRLLDAVLWGGVLCAAASVLLAEMQMHGATGICPRLFYSSAKAYLANTGQRNMLALWLAIGGASSAHLALSGDRGRFARWTAAGLFTVISFGLIRTNSLSGLLGLSAALVVMLLFRLRASGRSLLRSAMPFILVGAAAAAFIALSPSGGKAGALRWKFSYYASRIRSIGSLKPWTVLGERDTIWATTFTMIGERPIRGFGLGQYKWNYLHAQWEALRRWPHLPWGYTQWAHNEFLQWLAEAGAAGAAIMLFLWLWWLWALVRALIRRSPLSQEAVWGCSLVALFGVNAMWTRPFHRIENAVWLALAFAVANRELLGALFPVRWRERARTLARPFGAVVCLGSVAGLLYLADGVRGDRILRLARQEVNPMERYDLLDAAWRSPMVRDLAETELAYFFIQFGEVQKDPDLIAEGVNRMIDVFESRPHIKELGVLRDWAVKLKHGDLARYVSFFSDIPADLAEAGE
- a CDS encoding O-antigen ligase family protein, producing the protein MRTSALDFGLPVPRRFAALCFFTALVLPNLVFSGVYFYNTLHLMKWTVAMVPPTVLGVFVFFRVARRGTKATGFHLDGFATVWLALLLYMTVQPLWARVRSMDGLYQEWFFLSLSWMVYVLFTLGADERITRACLWGGLVNAVVNVVFAEMQIRGLNEPFHFIIPAPFHYIGNTGQQNMLALWLAMNCVGGSFLLMMEDRRKARAVAGALLAVCFWGLLQSTSRSGVLAFATGFMVLSAFFLRTGGKKRLVRVLLTTALLVWVGVLNLAISDRIATLGRKFEEMLEQPTSLANRASIWATSWTMFARKPVRGVGLGQYKWNYLHSQREMHKRWPHSDWMYTHWAHNEFLQWFAEGGIVGGALMLFLWGWWAWSAWLAFWRKTSLSPEACWGNAMVALFGFNAIWTRPFHRIENVLWLVMAFALANREQLRPLFPLPSPKRFEKGGRLLAGAVCAFSLAGLLFFANGIRADRLMRLSTMVEGDYFDPRVQEEYTGYLHRATGSAMTRHEARLNLAYNKVVIGESSRNTDMIVEGLRELVSCFEREPHQSELHYLLAWAPRLGKKDFTEYFESFGYDPEKHARKVGSGK